The segment CCCGAAGCCGCAGTTATCCCTGCAAGGGAAACAAAGGTTACTCTTAAGAGTAGTTTCCTTAAACTGGTGGTGCATTGGCAATCAGAATGTGATATGTTAATGACAGTTCAATGATTGATTACGAGCACGAAGCGAATTCAAGAGACCTTGTAACCAAATCGTCCTCAGGTACTCGAGCCCATCTTACCTAATTTCTTACTCCTGGTTCTATTCCACATAACTTAATATCACTCCATTCTCTTCGTTTGGAAGGAGCAAGAACAGAAAATAGGTACCGCTAACCGATGTtattctctttaggctttcccttttgagctcCCCCTCAAGGTTATAAACgtatatgctagggagagatttccacgtccttataaagaatgcttcgttcccctccccaccaatgtgggatctcatagaaATGCTCTACGTCGATGTGTTAGAACGTAAGCCTCGCTGGGAGCAAGGACCTACGAGTGCCTTCCCTACGACTTTAGCCATCCCAAACAGGTGTTACATTCTAACCTAATATGGTCCATCCACTTCTGAAGGGACTGAAGAACAGAATTCAGAAATGCACTTACCAGGAACAATTTTGACTTGAATCCCTTGCTGTTGCAAGAAATCCATCTCCTCCCCACCCCTTCCAAACACCTAAAAGGAATACAAACAACAGAATTTTCAGGATGCATCACTAAAAATCATTTGAATGAGCCATTCGAAATGCACACTTACAAGAGGGTCTCCTCCTTTAAGCCTCACAACTGTAGCTCCAGCTTCAGCAAAGTTCAGAAGTAACTCATGAATCTCCTCCTAAACAAATACCCATTCAGCAACAATCTCAAAAAAAGCCAAACCAAACCCATATTAAGTAGAGATTTTCAGAAGAAAAAGCTCACCTGGGTTCTGCTATGGAAACCAGCCGTCTTCCCCACATAGAGAAGCCTAGCATCAGAACCCACCAAATCCAACACATCATTAGAAACCAATCGATCATACAAAAGCAAATCAGCACTCTGAATCACTTTCACCGCCTTCAATGTCAAAAGCTCAGGATCTCCAGGGCCAGTCCCCACCAAAAACACATTCCCCGGCCCACATTTCCCATCATCGCAACCACTACTTGCCCTCTTTTCCCTCAGCACCTGCAGCAATTTCTTCAGCTCCGGCAGCTGCAAGGCAATGTCATTCTGCCGTATAGACTCAGAATCAGACGGAATAGAACACGATGAAGCAACAGAACTTTCATCCGCTTGGTTCTTGTACAGCCAATCGTCTCTTTGGTATCTCTTCACGGAATGTTTCTCGGTAAatggcgaagaagaagaagagcagtgaaaagaacaaatgggtttgaaatttgaggaTCTGGGTATTGTTGGGCGAGACGCAAATAGCGATGAAAGAGACTGTAGGTCGCAAACACGAGCCATGGCGAAGGAGAAAGTGGGAAAAAGCGATGTCCGGAAGGGGAATAAATATGGGATAAATGAGAGGAAGCCTGTGGCTCTACGGCTCTAACACATGGACTTTGAGGAAGATGAGAAGGCAAAAGGAAAGGAGTGGCGGCGGCCtgcctaaaaaaaaatgaaggaaaagggGAAGGAGACAAGGAGTGGCCTTTTGAGATGTGCGAGAGACCAAATTGAAATCCCTGGGACTGTCTATCAGCTGCCATGAATTTCACAGCTGAATTGGAAACTTTGAGGATTTTTtctgcctttttcttttgaaatagcAAATAAATGCGCAACTCTCTTCGTTATATGGGCCGTAGCTGAATTGGGCCGTAGCTGAATTGGGCCTCGTGGTCCAGTAATCCTATCCGTTATAATGGGCTGGCCCATGATTATTATCAAGTAAATGAGCTCACGATCATCTCGCGGAAAGTATAGCCGCGTGATTTACGAGCGTTGACTTTTCGGAATATCCACGATTTTGTTGcctaatataataattaattgttttattaaatataagttttaatttaaattttttatttatttgttagttAAAATAGATTAgaactataaattaaaaaatatattgaaattttatggatgaaataaatataaacgcataaacttttaatttaacttggatttatttttttatattattttattatttattcacacATTCAATAATGAGACAATTTTACATGAGGAATAAAAGCTCGACCTCGAAGATCGAGCTA is part of the Cucurbita pepo subsp. pepo cultivar mu-cu-16 chromosome LG12, ASM280686v2, whole genome shotgun sequence genome and harbors:
- the LOC111807000 gene encoding uncharacterized protein LOC111807000, producing the protein MARVCDLQSLSSLFASRPTIPRSSNFKPICSFHCSSSSSPFTEKHSVKRYQRDDWLYKNQADESSVASSCSIPSDSESIRQNDIALQLPELKKLLQVLREKRASSGCDDGKCGPGNVFLVGTGPGDPELLTLKAVKVIQSADLLLYDRLVSNDVLDLVGSDARLLYVGKTAGFHSRTQEEIHELLLNFAEAGATVVRLKGGDPLVFGRGGEEMDFLQQQGIQVKIVPGITAASGIAAELGIPLTHRGVATSVRFLTGHSRQGGTDPLFVAENAADPDSTLVVYMGLSTLPSLALKLMHHGLPPDTPAAAIERGTTPQQRIVFAELKDLADEIKAAELVSPTLIIIGKVVSLSPHWSLSSKEASSLVEA